The sequence TATCATCAACATAATAGTTTCCTTCAAATGCCAATTTTCCATTGAATAATTCAAGGTCAATACCAAAATTATATCCTCTTACCTTGGCCCAAGAAATATCAGGATTGGCTAAAAGGTTTGATCTTGTAGCACCAGTTACTGGATCACCTGTTGGCCCAAGATTATAATTTGGTCCACCAGCCCCTCTAACAATAGTACTGGTAGCAAAATAAGGGCTGCTGCCATCACCTGCTTCATTATATCCTACCTCACCATATGCAGCTCTTAATTTCAATCTGGAAATGGCCTCTATATTAAAAAAAGATTCATTGGATACATTCCATCCTAAATCTAAAGAAGGAAATACATCATCTCTATTGTCGCCAAGAAAAGAAGAGAAAGCATCTCTACGAACAGACGCTTTTAACAAATAGCGATCATCATAGTCATAAGTAAATCTTGAAAGTAATGATTGGGTAACCACTGTACCTCTTGAACTACTAATTGCAGGAGCACCTCCACCATTTGGGGTGGCTGCTACAAGTTCAAAAAGTCCAGATTCAAAAGCGTTGAGCGATTCATCATAAGCAACTCCAGAAGAAAAATCTGTTGTCTCTAAATCGTTATAAGCCCCCATTAAAGAAAATGTATGCCTTCCGAGTGTTTTTTCAAATGACAAACGATGTTCAAGATAATAATTTCTTGCCTCATTATGATTAACCGATAAACTTGAACCTATTAAAGTTGATCGGCGCAGTTGGCTTCTTTTGTTAAAGCTTTTTTCATAGCTGGATGATTGCTCCAATCCAAAACTAAAATGGTAATTCAATCCATCAATAATCTCAAAATCTGCATAGATGTTACCTAGTATATTATTGGTTTCTGTGGTTGTTTTGTATAGAGCAGCAAAACCTATTGGATTAACCACAAAGCTTAAATTATTTACATCCCCATGACCATATCCACTAATTTTGGTCGGATCCAAAACTGGTACAACTGGTAAAGCATCTAGGGCTGAAGCGACGACATTCCCAGAAAACGTAGCGTTATCTTCACTTGCCCCTCCGCTAAGCCTTACTCTATTTAAAGCCAAGTTTTGTCCCACTTTGAGGCGATCTTTGATAATCTCATAAGAAGTATTAATTCTAATCCCGCTTCTATCAAACTTAGGTCCAGGAACAGTTCCTTCCTGGTAGGTATGATTTACCCCCATTAAAGCCGTAAAACGGTCTCCTCCACCAGATACGGTCACATTAGCATCTTGAAGTAAGGCGGTTTTGTATACTTCGTCCTGCCAATCGGTATCAATTCCAGGCAAATTAAAAGCATGTGCCAACTGCAATCCACTTGCGTAGGGAGAATCGTAAGCTGACCTTACAATTCTAGCCCATTGTTCTGCATTAGCCATATCTAATCTAGTGCCTATTTGTTGAAATCCTGTAGTCACGTTAGCACTTACACTAAGTCTTCCTGGCTTACCTTGCTTTGTGGTGATAACAATAACTCCATTTGCTGCACGCGACCCATAAATGGCAGCAGAAGAAGCATCCTTTAATATCTGTATATTTTCAACATCACTGGGATTGATTGTTGGTGCCTCGTTGAGGATTACACCATCCACAACATATAAAGGGTCATTATTTCCAGCAAAAATAGAACCACGAATCCTAATATCTCCAATATCCCCTGGCAAACCATTGCCGGTAACGGCAACCCCAGCCGTTCTGCCTTGGAGTCTATCCGTAATATTGGTATACTGCATCTTTTCGGTCTCTCCTACGTCAATAATAGAAACAGCCCCCGTTAGAGAACTCTTCTTTTGAGAACCATAACCAACCACCACCACTTGCTCCAGCACATTTTGATCAGGTTGCATATTCACCTCGAGATTGGTTCTTCCTGCTAAATCAATTTCTTGAGCAATATACCCAACAAAACTAACCACCAGCGAAGCATTGGAGTCAGATACCTCAATACTAAAACGCCCATCAAAATCGGCAGCAACCCCATTGGTAGTAGATTTCTCAATTACTGTAGCACCAGAAAGTGGTAGACCCGTCTCATCATAGATTGTTCCCGTAATTGTAGCCTGAGCAATCACACTAGATTGAATTCCCAAAAAAAGACCTAGAACCCAAAGGGCTTTACATATATTATTTTTATATT is a genomic window of Flagellimonas sp. CMM7 containing:
- a CDS encoding TonB-dependent receptor; this encodes MKYKNNICKALWVLGLFLGIQSSVIAQATITGTIYDETGLPLSGATVIEKSTTNGVAADFDGRFSIEVSDSNASLVVSFVGYIAQEIDLAGRTNLEVNMQPDQNVLEQVVVVGYGSQKKSSLTGAVSIIDVGETEKMQYTNITDRLQGRTAGVAVTGNGLPGDIGDIRIRGSIFAGNNDPLYVVDGVILNEAPTINPSDVENIQILKDASSAAIYGSRAANGVIVITTKQGKPGRLSVSANVTTGFQQIGTRLDMANAEQWARIVRSAYDSPYASGLQLAHAFNLPGIDTDWQDEVYKTALLQDANVTVSGGGDRFTALMGVNHTYQEGTVPGPKFDRSGIRINTSYEIIKDRLKVGQNLALNRVRLSGGASEDNATFSGNVVASALDALPVVPVLDPTKISGYGHGDVNNLSFVVNPIGFAALYKTTTETNNILGNIYADFEIIDGLNYHFSFGLEQSSSYEKSFNKRSQLRRSTLIGSSLSVNHNEARNYYLEHRLSFEKTLGRHTFSLMGAYNDLETTDFSSGVAYDESLNAFESGLFELVAATPNGGGAPAISSSRGTVVTQSLLSRFTYDYDDRYLLKASVRRDAFSSFLGDNRDDVFPSLDLGWNVSNESFFNIEAISRLKLRAAYGEVGYNEAGDGSSPYFATSTIVRGAGGPNYNLGPTGDPVTGATRSNLLANPDISWAKVRGYNFGIDLELFNGKLAFEGNYYVDDIEDVLADVEVPGTAGPTIATTVTLNAVTNERKGWEANLTYRKTEGDFKFQISANASGNETQVKKVPQGFTGIVSNSITSVGQPRARLFVLDYQGLYTQQEIDNLPSGFQVGDFPPIVGDAKYRDVNGDNRIDAQDRVAVGNTLPRVQFGFNFSATYKNLDFTAFLSGLAGRDVLNLPLLGLHSDISSNYPANYDPYINGVGTYPRPQTSAEHGNYTASTLYVENGSFVKLRNLQIGYTIPWDDVDNLRVFVSGQNLFTWTDFTSLEPEFEGDFFTAGEADLGYPVVRSISLGLNVSL